One region of Glycine max cultivar Williams 82 chromosome 9, Glycine_max_v4.0, whole genome shotgun sequence genomic DNA includes:
- the LOC100809969 gene encoding dnaJ protein ERDJ2A has translation MAASEENSALFPIFILTIMAIPIVPYTITKLCRFASKKSKSIHCQCSECSRSGKYHKSIFKRISNVSTCSNLTLLLLWVVMIVLVYYIKTMSREIEIFDPFNILGLEPGAAESEIKKKYRRLSIQYHPDKNPDPEAHKYFVEYIAKAYQALTDPTARENYEKYGHPDGRQGFQMGIALPQFLLNIDGASGGILLLWIVGVCILLPLVIAVVYLSRSSKYTGNYVMHQTLSTYYYLMKPSLAPSKVMDVFIKAAEYMEIPVRRTDDEPLQKLFMLVRSELNLDLKNIKQEQAKFWKQHPALVKTELLVQAQLTREFAALSPSLQSDFRQILETAPRLLEELMKMAVIPRNAQGHGWLRPAIGVVELSQCIVQAVPLSARKSTGGSPEGIAPFLQLPHISETIIKKVARKKVRTFQELHDMDSQERADLLIQTGGLSSAEVEDIETVLDMMPSLTLEVTCETEGEEGIQEGDIVTLHAWINVKRGNSLIGALPHAPYYPFHKEENYWFLLADSVSNNVWFSQKVSFMDEAAAVTAASKAIEESMEGSGANVKETSKVVAEAVEKVKGGSRLVLGKFQAPSEGNYNLTCYCLCDSWLGCDRRTNLKLKVLKRTRAGTRGAVLADEGPIMEDGVEEDEDNEDEEYDDDYESEYSEDEEDGQNTKNKKQAVNGAVNKHGKAAESSGSDEE, from the exons ATGGCTGCTTCAGAGGAGAATAGTGCACTGTTCCCAATATTCATTTTGACAATAATGGCCATTCCTATAGTGCCATATACAATAACAAAGTTGTGCCGTTTTGCCAGTAAGAAATCAAAGAGCATTCACTGTCAGTGCTCTGAGTGCTCGCGGTCCGGGAAGTACCATAAATCGATATTCAAGAGG ATTTCAAATGTCTCAACCTGTAGTAACTTGACATTGTTACTACTTTGGGTGGTTATGATTGTTCTGGTTTATTACATAAAGACCATGAGTCGTGAG ATTGAAATTTTTGATCCGTTTAATATTCTAGGATTAGAGCCTGGAGCGGCAGAGtctgaaataaagaaaaagtataGGCGACTTTCTATTCAATACCATCCAGATAAAAACCCAGATCCAG aGGCACACAAGTACTTCGTTGAGTACATTGCCAAAGCTTATCAAGCTCTTACAGATCCAACAGCTCgtgaaaattatgaaaaatatggCCATCCTGATGGCAGGCAG GGATTCCAAATGGGTATAGCTCTTCCTCAATTCCTGCTAAATATTGATGGGGCATCTGGTGGAATACTTCTGCTTTGGATTGTTGGTGTGTGTATTCTCTTGCCGTTGGTCATTGCTGTTGTTTATCTCTCCAGATCATCAAAGTATACCGGCAACTATGTGATGCATCAAACACTTTCCACTTACTATTACCTTATGAAGCCTTCTTTGGCCCCCAG CAAAGTAATGGATGTCTTCATCAAGGCTGCTGAATATATGGAAATTCCAGTCCGTAGAACTGATGACGAACCTCTTCAAAAGCTTTTTATGTTGGTAAGGAGTGAGTTGAATCTTGACCTCAAAAACATCAAGCAGGAGCAGGCTAAGTTTTGGAAGCAACATCCTGCGCTGGTTAAG ACAGAGCTGTTAGTTCAAGCTCAGTTGACCCGTGAATTTGCAGCTTTGTCGCCATCTTTACAAAGTGATTTCAGACAAATTTTAGAAACAGCACCCCGCCTACTTGAAGAATTAATGAAG atggcAGTTATACCGCGAAATGCTCAGGGGCATGGATGGCTGAGGCCTGCAATTGGTGTTGTTGAGCTTTCTCAATGTATCGTCCAG GCTGTTCCTCTCAGTGCTAGAAAGTCTACTGGTGGATCACCTGAAGGAATTGCACCATTTCTGCAGTTGCCACATATAAGTGAGACTATTATTAAGAAGGTGGCCCGCAAG AAAGTGAGAACATTTCAGGAACTTCATGACATGGACTCTCAGGAGCGAGCTGACCTTCTTATTCAAACAGGTGGGTTATCTTCCGCTGAAGTGGAAGACATTGAGACGGTACTGGACATGATGCCTTCCTTGACACTTGAGGTAACTTGTGAGACTGAAGGTGAAGAGGGTATACAAGAGGGGGACATTGTGACTCTCCATGCTTGGATAAATGTTAAAAGGGGTAATAGCCTGATTGGTGCTCTTCCACATGCCCCCTACTACCCATTTCATAAGGAAGAAAACTACTGGTTTTTGCTTGCGGATTCTGTTTCAAACAACGTGTGGTTTTCTCAGAAGGTTAGTTTCATGGATGAAGCTGCTGCTGTAACTGCTGCATCTAAGGCAATTGAGGAGTCTATGGAGGGGTCAGGAGCAAATGTGAAGGAGACCAGTAAGGTAGTTGCAGAAGCAGTTGAGAAGGTGAAAGGGGGCTCTAGATTAGTATTGGGCAAGTTCCAGGCCCCATCAGAGGGTAACTACAATTTGACTTGCTATTGTTTGTGTGATTCTTGGTTGGGCTGTGACAGAAGGACAAATTTAAAGCTCAAAGTTTTGAAACGAACTCGGGCTGGCACCAGGGGTGCTGTTTTGGCTGATGAAGGACCTATCATGGAGGATGGAGTTGAGGAGGATGAGGACAACGAGGATGAAGAGTATGATGATGACTATGAGAGTGAGTACagtgaagatgaagaagatggccagaacacaaaaaataagaaacaagcTGTCAATGGCGCCGTGAATAAACATGGCAAAGCTGCAGAAAGTTCAGGCTCTGATGAAGAATGA